A single genomic interval of Spirosoma taeanense harbors:
- the fbaA gene encoding class II fructose-bisphosphate aldolase — MSEVATRFAPGVVTGEGVSEIFRHANENDYALPAVNVVGTDSVNAVLETAKTVNSPVIIQFSNGGGIFYAGKSLSNDKQQAAIAGSISGALHVHHVAGLYGVPVILHTDHCAKKLLPWIDGLLDAGEKHFDQTGKPLFSSHMLDLSEEPLEENIEICAKYFERMAKIGMTLEIELGVTGGEEDGVDNSDVDDSKLYTQPSEVAYAYEELSKISPNFTIAAAFGNVHGVYKPGNVKLSPIILNNSQEYIQEKFGTGPLPVNFVFHGGSGSSREEIREAIRYGAVKMNLDTDMQWAMWEGILNYYKSKEAYLQSQLGNPEGPDSPNKKYYDPRVWLRKGEESMVQRLKIAFEDLNCINRLA; from the coding sequence ATGAGCGAAGTAGCCACCCGTTTTGCGCCTGGTGTTGTGACCGGCGAAGGTGTCAGCGAAATTTTTCGCCACGCCAACGAAAATGATTATGCCCTTCCTGCCGTCAATGTTGTCGGTACGGACTCTGTTAATGCTGTACTCGAAACGGCTAAAACAGTAAACTCGCCGGTTATCATCCAGTTCTCGAACGGGGGCGGCATTTTCTACGCTGGCAAAAGTCTCTCCAACGATAAGCAGCAGGCGGCCATTGCCGGGTCTATTTCGGGCGCGCTGCACGTTCATCACGTAGCCGGACTGTATGGCGTACCCGTGATTCTGCATACCGACCACTGCGCCAAGAAGCTTCTGCCGTGGATCGATGGTCTGCTTGATGCGGGCGAGAAGCATTTCGACCAGACGGGCAAACCCCTGTTTTCGTCGCACATGCTCGATCTGTCGGAAGAGCCGCTGGAAGAAAACATTGAAATCTGCGCGAAGTATTTCGAACGGATGGCCAAAATTGGCATGACGCTCGAAATCGAACTGGGCGTAACGGGCGGTGAAGAAGACGGCGTTGACAACTCCGACGTAGACGACAGCAAACTCTACACCCAGCCTTCGGAAGTGGCTTACGCCTACGAAGAGCTGAGCAAAATCTCGCCAAACTTTACCATTGCGGCAGCCTTCGGTAACGTACACGGCGTTTATAAGCCGGGCAACGTAAAGCTGTCGCCGATTATCCTGAACAACTCCCAGGAGTATATTCAGGAGAAGTTCGGTACGGGCCCATTGCCGGTAAACTTCGTCTTCCACGGCGGGTCGGGTTCGAGCCGCGAGGAAATCCGCGAAGCTATCCGCTATGGCGCCGTGAAAATGAACCTCGACACGGATATGCAGTGGGCTATGTGGGAAGGCATTCTGAACTACTACAAGTCGAAAGAAGCGTATCTGCAATCGCAGCTCGGCAACCCCGAAGGGCCGGATTCGCCGAACAAGAAATACTACGATCCACGCGTGTGGCTGCGTAAAGGCGAAGAAAGCATGGTGCAGCGCCTGAAAATTGCGTTCGAAGATCTGAACTGCATCAACCGCCTGGCGTAA
- a CDS encoding RICIN domain-containing protein produces the protein MKYLVLPTIAGSVNAPGLNPNKQYVIASADSTKVLTATVGGIKNKVIQQEWNESSLQLWKFKAGADGYLEIVNVETNNPMSIDFGSTAENSLVIFWPDHSGLDQNFKVQLLKNDRYRLLNQNSNKVVSVKAGSDDIVQQTSTGASTQQWSIMTASDYKKDKGFSSYATLYEDINYGSNEQKVGIGSYDTATLIFGHDKISSVRVPEDLRVTLFKDANFRGDKQVLTQDTPDLVQLNFNDVASSILIEPVATVYRDPNYTGISQKIGVGRYNIPDLVVGNDHISSIKVPQGLIVTLYKDAHYKGEFKVFTEDHPDLRVILNDMASSIVVKAIGVFMPPEAIKFGEKVILTNSFRNKCLLDTAGGGLAISGTISDGIIESEQFTLVRSGSTKNKDYVSFGDVVSLTDKNGHYVEVSANNSFKADNSQLTEAAKFVLIKSGDCMHNNFVSPGDTISLKTYNDGYLAGDPKTDNVVLLNNGAIGATAKFAIRTKEFDRSTSPKTQHHVPNSVESGICGAEACGADACGADACGADACGAAACGAAAGGLATCGVAASGLAICGADFAAIAVCGAAASAIGACGADAAAMTISGVAAGGVGVCGADACGAAACGAAACGAAACGAAACGADACGAAAAIVGAELANACSVDVAVAEANVVDVCASEASIIDVGLVDVCLANACAINLCAIDACVADACAIDIIPIIPFF, from the coding sequence ATGAAATATCTTGTCCTTCCTACGATAGCCGGATCGGTCAACGCACCAGGCCTGAATCCCAACAAACAGTACGTAATCGCTTCTGCCGACAGCACGAAAGTATTGACCGCAACAGTAGGTGGTATTAAGAATAAAGTAATTCAGCAGGAATGGAATGAATCCAGCCTTCAGCTTTGGAAATTCAAGGCGGGTGCGGACGGTTATCTGGAAATCGTTAACGTAGAGACCAATAACCCGATGTCAATTGACTTTGGTTCGACAGCTGAAAATTCGCTGGTGATTTTTTGGCCTGACCATTCCGGACTCGACCAGAATTTTAAGGTGCAGTTGTTGAAAAATGACCGGTACCGGCTATTGAATCAAAATTCAAATAAGGTAGTGAGCGTAAAAGCAGGTAGTGATGACATTGTCCAGCAGACATCGACCGGCGCGAGTACACAGCAATGGAGCATTATGACCGCTTCAGACTATAAAAAAGATAAAGGCTTCTCATCGTATGCAACCCTATATGAGGATATTAATTACGGCAGTAATGAACAAAAAGTAGGAATTGGCTCTTACGATACGGCCACATTGATTTTCGGGCATGATAAAATTAGTTCGGTACGGGTGCCGGAAGACCTGCGGGTAACGTTATTTAAAGACGCCAACTTTCGCGGAGATAAGCAAGTGCTTACACAGGATACGCCGGATCTTGTTCAGTTGAATTTTAATGACGTAGCGTCAAGCATTCTCATAGAACCCGTAGCAACGGTCTATCGGGATCCAAACTATACGGGAATTTCTCAGAAAATCGGCGTTGGCCGGTACAACATCCCTGATCTTGTGGTTGGCAATGACCATATCAGTTCGATCAAGGTGCCGCAGGGGCTGATCGTTACCCTATACAAGGATGCCCATTATAAGGGTGAGTTTAAGGTATTTACGGAGGATCATCCCGATTTAAGGGTTATATTAAATGATATGGCCTCCAGTATTGTGGTTAAGGCGATTGGCGTTTTCATGCCGCCGGAGGCCATTAAATTCGGGGAGAAAGTAATCCTTACGAACTCATTCAGGAACAAGTGCCTGTTAGATACGGCGGGTGGCGGGCTGGCAATCAGTGGTACTATTAGCGATGGCATTATCGAGTCAGAACAGTTTACGCTCGTCCGGTCGGGGAGTACCAAAAACAAAGACTATGTCAGTTTCGGCGATGTTGTCAGTTTAACCGATAAGAATGGGCACTACGTTGAAGTTTCTGCCAACAACTCCTTTAAGGCGGACAATAGTCAGTTAACGGAAGCTGCAAAATTTGTGCTGATCAAGAGTGGCGATTGCATGCACAATAATTTTGTTTCGCCCGGTGACACTATTTCACTTAAAACGTACAACGATGGGTATCTGGCAGGCGACCCCAAAACAGACAATGTCGTTCTGCTCAATAATGGGGCCATTGGCGCAACCGCCAAATTCGCGATCCGAACAAAAGAATTTGACCGTTCTACTTCGCCCAAAACCCAGCACCATGTTCCTAATTCTGTTGAGTCTGGTATCTGTGGGGCGGAGGCTTGCGGAGCTGATGCCTGCGGTGCTGATGCCTGTGGTGCCGACGCCTGTGGCGCGGCTGCCTGTGGTGCGGCTGCCGGCGGTCTTGCCACGTGTGGGGTAGCTGCGTCTGGGCTAGCCATCTGCGGGGCTGATTTTGCGGCCATAGCGGTGTGTGGGGCAGCGGCATCGGCGATTGGGGCCTGCGGTGCCGATGCCGCTGCAATGACCATTAGTGGCGTGGCGGCTGGGGGAGTGGGGGTGTGCGGAGCCGACGCCTGTGGGGCAGCCGCTTGCGGAGCGGCTGCCTGCGGAGCGGCTGCCTGTGGCGCGGCTGCCTGTGGTGCAGATGCCTGTGGAGCCGCAGCCGCTATAGTGGGTGCCGAATTAGCGAACGCCTGTAGTGTGGATGTGGCCGTTGCGGAGGCAAACGTAGTGGATGTGTGTGCGTCAGAAGCTAGTATAATTGATGTAGGGTTGGTTGATGTCTGCCTGGCAAACGCCTGTGCTATCAACCTCTGTGCTATTGATGCCTGTGTGGCCGACGCCTGTGCCATTGATATCATACCTATTATTCCCTTCTTTTAG
- a CDS encoding DUF2905 domain-containing protein, which yields MNPTIGKYIILIGAALLLIGGIIFFFGDRLGWLGRLPGDIRIEGKNGGGFYFPIVTCIVISLVLNLLIVLIRRFFGS from the coding sequence ATGAACCCGACGATTGGCAAATACATCATCCTGATTGGAGCGGCCCTGCTGCTGATTGGTGGAATTATCTTTTTTTTCGGTGATAGACTCGGCTGGCTGGGCCGGTTACCGGGCGATATTCGTATAGAAGGCAAAAATGGGGGCGGCTTCTATTTCCCCATTGTGACCTGCATTGTCATCAGCCTTGTGCTGAATTTGCTTATCGTTCTGATCCGGCGCTTTTTCGGGTCGTAG
- a CDS encoding DUF5686 and carboxypeptidase regulatory-like domain-containing protein — MKPFLLVLFTLLYIAAHAQTGTTGLRGLVRTAQGDALPYAAVVVKGPAPATRTTGTITNAEGRYEIGLQPGRYEIVFQFLGFQSVQKQVEISSGYVTLDVTMQEQAYRLAEVQTKAGNEDPAYTIMRRAIAKSRFHQLQVQRFRARVYTKSSFTVLDLPNLAEMAFRKQLKEAERDFNFKVGVPVLNETVAEVTFSQPNTYRQRIIANRNSQGDFLSPNQFYNASFYNPTIAGAVSPLSPKAFAYYKFEYKGTYREPGPDGKSVEVSKIQVIPRQYGEGVFRGTIFIIENTWAIHSLQLETVNNIGVSFTVRHVCSPIQGVWMPTNQRYNGSGSYLGVKATGQYVRSLTFSEFVVNPAFVEDIEVADEKKGPPAQTLSKSDIKGQELDELVKKQKEFSTKNLRQLVREYEKQEKQARKNRKEDVTVMRDDSLVVDSLARRRSNVFWDSLRSVPLTTAEVKSYRKADSLGLIREIKAPNDTTRRDSTQRKKSPNKFSPGQLLSGYTWRLNKHSSLIYTSPISRVEYNTVEGYTAEGALNLRYRPRVDSISRYRQITLSEWNFGGTGRYQFGRKQLVGYGLASYQHKQTRLALSGGRYLYQFNPDNPISPFLNSLTTLLFEQNFARLYQKDFMNLTVSASPFRERLTLTGGLEVAQRNELSNYREDIRPWIDWRNRAYLPNRLENAEIASTGFPTHQAITLNLTAAAKIGATQYVIRNGRRIARRDNDAPLLTLNYRKGMGDVDYDFAQATLSHSFETGIRSRLNYQLSAGAFLNDRKLYFPDFRHFAGNQFFFQQGDVVSSFRLLPYYQYSTGKRFAEGHVLAEFRKFVITQFTLVRLIGLKENLFVHYLATPTSRNYTELGYGLDGLIPQVLPFFRVEVISQWQDAQYKGLGFRIGTTLRFGR, encoded by the coding sequence ATGAAGCCTTTTCTGCTGGTTCTTTTCACGCTTCTATACATAGCTGCCCACGCGCAAACCGGAACGACCGGCCTGCGCGGACTGGTCAGAACGGCACAGGGCGACGCGCTGCCCTATGCGGCCGTCGTGGTTAAAGGGCCCGCTCCGGCTACCCGAACCACCGGCACGATCACCAATGCCGAAGGACGTTACGAAATCGGGCTGCAACCGGGACGTTACGAAATCGTGTTTCAGTTTCTGGGGTTTCAGTCGGTGCAGAAGCAGGTCGAGATAAGCAGCGGTTACGTAACCCTCGACGTAACGATGCAGGAGCAGGCGTATCGACTGGCCGAGGTACAAACCAAAGCGGGCAACGAAGACCCGGCTTACACCATCATGCGCCGGGCTATTGCCAAGAGCCGGTTTCACCAGTTGCAGGTGCAGCGGTTCAGGGCGCGGGTCTATACCAAATCGTCGTTTACGGTGCTCGATCTGCCGAATCTGGCCGAGATGGCGTTTCGCAAACAGCTGAAAGAAGCCGAACGGGATTTCAATTTTAAGGTGGGCGTGCCGGTGCTGAACGAAACGGTGGCCGAAGTAACCTTCAGCCAGCCCAATACGTACCGCCAGCGGATTATTGCCAACCGTAATTCGCAGGGTGATTTTCTAAGTCCGAACCAGTTTTATAACGCCAGCTTCTACAACCCGACCATTGCGGGGGCTGTGTCGCCCCTGTCGCCGAAGGCGTTTGCTTACTATAAATTCGAGTACAAAGGCACCTACCGCGAACCCGGCCCGGATGGCAAAAGCGTGGAGGTCAGTAAGATTCAGGTGATTCCGCGGCAGTACGGCGAGGGCGTATTCCGGGGGACGATTTTCATCATTGAAAACACCTGGGCCATTCACAGTCTGCAACTGGAAACGGTCAATAACATCGGCGTGTCCTTTACTGTCCGGCACGTATGCAGCCCGATTCAGGGCGTCTGGATGCCGACCAATCAGCGCTACAATGGCAGCGGCTCGTACCTGGGCGTGAAGGCAACCGGGCAGTATGTACGCAGTTTGACCTTCAGCGAGTTTGTGGTGAACCCGGCGTTTGTGGAAGACATTGAAGTTGCCGATGAGAAGAAAGGTCCACCCGCGCAGACGCTATCCAAAAGCGACATCAAAGGGCAAGAACTCGATGAACTGGTGAAAAAACAGAAAGAGTTCTCGACCAAAAATCTGCGTCAGCTCGTCAGGGAATACGAAAAGCAGGAGAAACAGGCGCGCAAGAACCGCAAGGAAGACGTAACGGTCATGCGCGACGATTCGCTGGTGGTTGACTCCCTGGCGCGTCGGCGTTCGAACGTCTTCTGGGATTCGCTGCGGTCGGTGCCGCTCACGACTGCCGAGGTGAAAAGCTACCGCAAGGCCGACAGTCTGGGCCTGATCCGCGAGATTAAAGCGCCCAACGACACGACCCGACGCGATAGTACACAACGCAAAAAATCACCGAACAAGTTTTCGCCGGGGCAACTGCTGAGCGGCTATACGTGGCGGCTGAACAAACATAGCTCCTTGATCTACACCAGTCCGATCTCGCGGGTTGAGTACAATACCGTTGAAGGCTATACGGCCGAGGGGGCGCTGAACCTGCGCTATCGGCCGCGAGTAGACTCGATCAGTCGGTACCGGCAGATTACGCTCAGCGAGTGGAACTTCGGCGGTACGGGGCGATATCAGTTTGGCCGGAAACAACTGGTTGGTTACGGTCTGGCCAGCTACCAGCACAAACAAACCCGGCTGGCGCTGTCGGGCGGACGGTATCTGTACCAGTTCAACCCCGACAACCCCATCAGCCCGTTCCTGAATTCGCTGACGACGCTGTTGTTCGAGCAGAATTTTGCCAGGCTCTACCAGAAAGATTTTATGAATCTGACGGTCAGCGCATCCCCCTTCCGGGAGCGGCTGACGCTGACGGGTGGGCTGGAAGTAGCGCAGCGGAACGAGTTGAGTAACTACAGAGAAGACATCCGGCCATGGATAGACTGGCGTAACCGCGCTTATCTACCCAACCGCCTGGAAAACGCCGAAATCGCCAGCACCGGCTTTCCAACGCATCAGGCCATTACGCTGAACCTGACGGCTGCGGCTAAAATAGGCGCAACCCAGTACGTTATCCGCAACGGTCGGCGCATTGCCCGGCGCGACAACGACGCTCCGCTGCTGACGCTCAACTACCGGAAAGGCATGGGCGATGTCGATTATGATTTTGCCCAGGCAACGCTCAGTCACTCGTTCGAAACGGGCATCCGCAGCCGATTGAACTACCAGCTTAGCGCCGGGGCGTTTCTGAACGACCGAAAACTGTATTTCCCCGACTTCAGGCACTTTGCGGGCAATCAGTTTTTCTTCCAGCAGGGCGACGTCGTGTCGAGCTTCCGCCTGCTGCCGTATTATCAGTACAGTACCGGCAAGCGGTTTGCTGAAGGGCATGTCCTGGCCGAATTCCGGAAGTTTGTGATCACCCAGTTTACGCTCGTCCGGCTGATCGGGCTGAAAGAGAATCTGTTTGTGCATTACCTCGCCACGCCGACTTCCCGAAACTATACCGAGCTGGGGTATGGTCTGGACGGCCTGATTCCGCAGGTGCTACCGTTCTTCCGGGTCGAGGTGATTTCGCAGTGGCAGGATGCGCAGTATAAAGGGCTGGGTTTCCGGATTGGAACAACGCTCAGGTTTGGGCGATAA
- a CDS encoding sugar phosphate isomerase/epimerase family protein, with protein MKTLFFCPLWGMENLSYAEAARRVKSAGYDGMEIAAGPDKRKEAVQVTRDNGLDLVLMAFSGGSDFADHKKRFRDDLLDIAAHKPLFINAHTGKDFFTFEQNAELIQTALDVQKQTGVRILHETHRGRFSYSAPAIQNYLLRLPELRLTADYSHWVNVAESYLDDQAENVSRAIAISDHVHCRVGQPEAPQVSDPRAPEWKEALETHARWWDAIRTRLQRANAFAMTITCEFGPAPGYLPTLPYTQQPVVSQWDVNVFMKDYLKKRWQV; from the coding sequence GTGAAAACCCTCTTTTTCTGCCCGCTCTGGGGCATGGAAAATCTGTCGTATGCCGAAGCTGCCAGACGCGTTAAATCGGCAGGCTACGACGGGATGGAAATTGCCGCCGGCCCCGACAAACGCAAGGAAGCCGTTCAGGTAACCCGCGATAATGGCCTTGATCTTGTTCTGATGGCGTTTAGCGGGGGCAGCGACTTTGCGGACCATAAAAAGCGTTTCCGCGACGACCTGCTGGACATTGCCGCCCATAAACCCCTGTTTATCAATGCGCATACGGGTAAGGACTTTTTCACGTTTGAACAGAATGCCGAGCTGATTCAGACGGCGCTGGATGTGCAGAAGCAGACGGGCGTTCGTATTCTGCACGAAACGCACCGGGGACGCTTTTCCTACAGCGCCCCGGCTATCCAAAATTACCTGCTCAGACTGCCCGAACTGCGCCTGACGGCCGATTACTCGCACTGGGTTAACGTAGCGGAATCTTATCTTGACGATCAGGCGGAGAATGTTAGCCGGGCTATTGCCATCAGCGACCACGTTCACTGCCGGGTTGGTCAACCCGAAGCTCCGCAGGTATCGGACCCCCGCGCCCCGGAGTGGAAAGAGGCCCTCGAAACGCACGCCAGATGGTGGGATGCTATCCGCACCCGACTCCAGCGCGCCAATGCCTTTGCGATGACCATTACCTGCGAGTTTGGCCCCGCACCGGGCTATCTGCCAACGTTGCCCTACACCCAGCAGCCCGTCGTTAGCCAGTGGGACGTAAACGTATTTATGAAAGATTATCTGAAAAAACGCTGGCAGGTATAA